The Sandaracinobacteroides saxicola nucleotide sequence AGATGCTGGAAGCTGCGCGGCAGGCGGTGCGGACGATGCGCAACGTGCTGGGACATGCTTATGTGAGGGTCGATTTCGATACGATCTGGCAAACGGTGTGACACGACCTTCCTGTTCTCGAGACCGAATTGACGAAAGTGCGCGCGACCCTGTGATGCCGCACGGCTGGCTGGTGATTGACAAGCCGTTGGGGCTGACCTCCGCGCAGGTGGTGGGGCGGTTGAAGCATGCCATGCGTGGCAGTTATGGCAAGGTGAAGATCGGGCATGGCGGGACGCTGGATCCGCTGGCGACGGGGGTGTTGCCGGTGGCGCTGGGGGAGGCGACCAAGCTGGCGGGCCATCTGCTGAACGGCAGAAAGGGCTATGCGTTCACCGTGGCGTTCGGGGTGGCGACGGCGACCGACGATGCCAAAGGGGCGGTGACGGCGACGAGCGCGGTGCGGCCCGACGAGGCGACGCTGCGGGCGGTGCTGCCGCAATTCACCGGCCCGATCCGCCAGCGGCCGCCGGCCTATTCCGCGCTGAAGGTGGATGGCGAGCGGGCCTATGCGCGGGCGCGGGCGGGGGAGGATGTGGTGCTGGCCGAGCGGGCGGTGACGATAGATGCACTGACGCTGGAGGCGGTGACGGCGGACAGCGCGACGTTTGTGGTGACGTGCAGCAAGGGCACCTATGTGCGCAGCCTGGCGCGGGACATCGCGCTGGCCGCTGGCACGGTCGGCCATGTCTCCATGCTGCGGCGCACGGAGGCCGGGCGGTTCGGGCTGGCACAGGCGATTGTGCTGGACAGGGCGGTCGCTCTCTGTCATGGGGCCGCGCTTGGACAGGCCCTTTTGCCGCTGAGTGCCGGACTGGACGACATCCCGGTCCTGGTGCTCGAACCCCACGAGGCGACGCTGCTGAAAAGCGGCCGGCGCTTGCCGGGGCCCCGCGCGAAACCCGGCACCTATCTCGCCACCCTCGGGTCTGTTCCGGTGGCGCTGGTGGCGGTTTCCGCACTCGACGTGCGCGTTGAGCGGGGATTCAATCTGGAAGGAGACCCCGATGTCGGTCACTGCTGAACGCAAGGCGGCGATCATCGCCGACAATGCCCGCGCTGCCACGGATACCGGCAGCCCCGAAGTGCAGGTTGCGATCCTGTCAGAACGCATCGCCAATCTGACCGAGCATTTCAAGACCCACGCGAAGGACAACCATTCGCGGCGCGGCCTGCTGATGCTGGTCAACAAGCGGCGGAGCCTGCTCGACTATCTGAAATCCCGTGATGCGGCGCGCTATCAGGCGCTCATCGCGAAGCTGGGCCTGCGGAAGTAAGCGCCCGGTAACCCCCATGCGACGGCCTCCGGCAACAGCCGGGGGCCGTTTTCGCATATCCCGGCGTGGAGCGAGGTTGCACCGCCGGTTGTTGGAACCGCCTTCGGCCTGATGGCGTCGGGGGCATGAGAAAGTAATCCCGATGTTCAATATGGTGAAAAAATCGATCGAATGGGGCGGCCGCACGCTGACGCTCGAAACCGGCCGCGTGGCGCGGCAGGCGGATGGCGCGGTGCTGGCGACCTATGGCGAGACCGTGGTGCTGTGTGCCGTGACCGCGGCCAAGAGCGTGAAGGAAGGCCAGGACTTCTTCCCGCTGACCGTGCATTATCAGGAGAAGTTCAGCGCGGCTGGCCGGATCCCCGGCGGCTTCTTCAAGCGCGAGCGCGGCGCGACCGAGCATGAGACGCTGACCAGCCGTCTGATCGACCGCCCGGTGCGGCCGCTGTTTCCGGAAGGCTTCTATAACGAGATCAACGTCATCGCCCAGGTGCTGAGCTATGACGGGGAGAATGAGGCGGATATCGTGGCGATGATCGCCGCGTCCGCCGCGCTGACGCTGTCCGGCGTGCCCTTCATGGGGCCGATCGCGGCGGCGCGCGTGGGCTTCGCCGATGGCGAGTATCAGTTGAACCCCAGCAAGGAAGCGCTGAAGGAAGGCCGGCTGGACCTGGTGGTGGCCGGCACGCATGACGCGGTGATGATGGTCGAATCCGAGGCGAAGGAGCTGTCGGAGGACGAAATGCTGGGCGCGGTGATGTTCGCGCACCGCAGCATCCAGCCGGTGGTGGGGCTGATCATCGCGGTGGCCGAACAGGCGGCGAAGGAGCCGTGGGAGCTGAAGGGCAGCGACGATGCCGGCGCGATGCTGGCGACCATCCGCGAGGCGGTCGGCGCGGACATCACCGCAGCCTACAAGCTGACGCAGAAGTCCGAGCGGCAGGCGGCGCTGGCCGAGGCCAAGGCGAAGATGAAGCCGCATTTCGCCGACGCCGACGCGACGACGCAGCAGAAGGCCAGCAAGCTGTTCAAGAAGCTGGAGGGCGATATCGTCCGTGGTGCCATCCTGAAGGAAGGCCGGCGGATCGACGGGCGTGACACGAAGACGGTGCGCCAGATCGAGGCGATGGTGGGTTTCCTGCCGCGCACGCATGGCTCCGCGCTGTTCACGCGCGGCGAGACGCAGGCCATCGTGACGACCACGCTGGGGACGGCGGATGCCGAGCAGATGATCGACGGGCTCGACGGCCTGAAATATGAGCGCTTCATGCTGCACTATAATTTCCCGCCCTATTCGGTGGGGGAAGTGGGGCGGTTCGGGGCGCCGAGCCGGCGCGACATCGGCCATGGCAAGCTGGCCTGGCGCGCGATCCATCCGCTGCTGCCGGGCAAGGAGGAGTTTCCCTATACCATCCGCGTGCTTTCCGACATCACCGAGTCGAACGGCTCGTCCTCGATGGCGACGGTGTGCGGCGGCAGCCTGGCGCTGATGGATGCCGGCGTGCCGCTGAAGCGGCCGGTGGCGGGCATTGCCATGGGCCTGATCCTGGAGGGCAAGGACTTCGCCGTGCTGAGCGACATCCTGGGCGACGAGGACCATCTGGGCGACATGGATTTCAAGGTGGCCGGAACGAGCGAGGGCATCACGTCCCTGCAGATGGACATCAAGATCGCCGGCATCACCGAGGAGATCATGAAGGTGGCGCTGGCCCAAGCCAAGGACGGCCGTGCCCACATCCTGGGCGAGATGGCGAAGGCGCTGGACAGCGTGCGCACGGAAATGTCCGCGCACGCGCCGCGCATCGAGACGATGCAGGTGCCCAAGGACAAGATCCGCGACATCATCGGCACCGGCGGCAAGGTGATCCGCGAGATCGTGGCGACGACCGGCGCCAAGGTGGACATCGAGGATGACGGCACGGTGAAGATCGCCAGCGCCGACGCCGAGAAGATCGAGGCGGCGCGCGCGTGGATCATCGGCATCATTGCCGAGCCGGAAGTGGGCAAGATCTACACCGGCAAGGTGGTGGGCATGCCCGAGTTCGGCGCGTTCGTGAACTTCCTGGGGGCGAAGGACGGCCTTGTCCACATCTCCGAGATCATGAATGAGCGGGTCAACAAGGTGAGCGACGTGCTGACCGAGGGCCAGATGGTGAAGGTGAAGGTCATCGGCGTGGACGACCGCGGCAAGGTGAAGCTGTCGATGCGGCTGGTGAACCAGGAGACGGGCGAGGAGCTGCCGGACAGCCGGCCGCCGCGTGAGCCGCGCGAAGGCGATGATCGCCCGCGTGGTGATCGCGGCCCGCGCCGGGATGGCGATCGCGGGGATCGGGGCGGTGATCGCGGCCCGCGCCGGGATGACCGGGGTGGTGATCGCGGCCCGCGCGGTGATCGCGGTGGTGATCGGGGCCCGCGCCGCGATGGCGGTGGCGAGCGTCGGGAGCGGCGCGAGCGCGACGATGCGCCGCGCGCCGATGACGGCGGCGACGTTGGCCTGCCGGCCTTTCTGACCGAGAAGTAATCGTTCAGAGGACAGACAGGGCCCGTCGGTATCACCGGCGGGCCCTTTCTTGTGTCGCGTGGCCGTTGCGGTAGAAGGGCGGCGATTGTGGAGATGTCCGATGCGTGCCCTGTTCCTGTTGCTGGCGCTGGCCGCCGTTCCCGCGGTGGCGCAGCCCGCCGTTCCGCCCGCGCCGGCCGCGGTATCGCCGGCCACCGACGCCGCCGTCGATCGCCTGCTGGCGGCGATGGGCGGGCGGGAGCGCTGGGCGGCGGCGACGGGTTATCTGACCACCGGGCTGCTGGTGGTGGAGGGCGAGAAGGCGCCGCGCGAGACGACATTGTGGGTGCGGTTCGACACGCCGCAGACGCGCAGCGAAGCCCGCGCGCCGGGCAGCCTGCGGGTGACACTGCTGGACGGTGACCGCGTGGTGCGGCGGCTGGACGGGGTGACCGGCAATGCCGACCGGGCGACGGTGGCGGGCGAGGTGCTGTGGTGGCAGGGCAACCTCTATCGCAACCTGGCGCGGCTGGCCAAGCGCGACCCGGCGCTGGTGGTGACGCTCGCCGGCAACCGCCTGACGCTGAGCGAGGCGGGTGACACGCTGCTGTGGATCCGGCTGTCCGCCGAGGGCCGGCCGGCGGCGTTCGGCAATGCGTTGAACGAGGAAGGCAGCGAGCTGGGGCCGCTGGTGGCGCAGGGTGATGTGCGCGTGCCGGAATTTGTCAGGCGCAATGGCGGGTTGTGGCGCCAGCAGATGCGCAGCTTTGCGTTGAACCCGGATTTTTCGGGCGTATCCTTCACGACACCATAGGGGCACTTCATGAAACTGATCATCGGCAACAAGGCCTATTCGAGCTGGTCGCTGCGCGGCTGGTTGGCGGCGAAACAGTCGGGGCTGCCGTTCGAGGAAGAGGTGGTGTCGATGTATGACGCCGCCTGGGCGACCCGGCGGGAGACGGCGGATTTCGCGCCCTCGGGCGGGAAGGTGCCGATCCTGTGGGATGGGGATGTGGCGGCGTGGAACGCGCTGGGCATCATCCACCATCTGGACGCGAAGACCGGCGGCACGCGCTTCTGGCCGGTGGATGCGGCGGCGCGGGCGTTCGCGGCAAGCATCGCCGCCGAGATGCAGGCAAGCTTTGCCGCGTTGCGGACGCATTGCAGCATGAATGTGCGGCGGCATTATTCGGGCTGGGCGCTGCATGCCGATGCGGTGGCGGACGTGGCGCGGGTGGATGCGCTGTGGCGTGAGGGGCTGGCGCGCTTCGGCGGCCCCTGGCTGGCGGGTGCGGACTATGGCGCGGCGGATATCCTGTTCGCGCCGGTGGCGAGCCGGTTCACCACCTATGACGTCAGGCTGTCGCCAGCGGCGGAGGCCTATCGGGCGCGGGCGATGGCGCATCCCTGGGTGGCGGAATGGGTTGCCGAGGCGCACAAGGAAGCCTGGGTGCTGGACCAGTATGAATATTGAGGTGTGTGGTGGCTGAGGATTTTCCGGTGCGGTTCAGCGATGCCGAGTGGCGGGCGCGGCTGACACCCGAGCAATATGCGGTGATGCGCGGGCATGGCACGGAGCGGCCGGGGAGTTGCGCGCTGCTGCATGAGAAGCGCGCGGGGGTGTTCCATTGCGTGGGGTGCGAGCGCGCGCTGTTCGTGAACGGGGAGAAGTTCGAGAGCGGCACGGGCTGGCCGAGCTTTGGCGCGCCACTGGCGGGCGCGACGGCGACGACGGTGGATCGCAGTTACGGCATGGTGCGCACCGAGGTGCATTGCGCCAGCTGCGGCAGCCATCTGGGGCATGTGTTCCCTGATGGCCCGCCGCCGACGGGGCTGCGATATTGCATCAACGGGGTGGCGTTGCGGTTCGAGGTGGGGTGAGGCGGCGAATGCGCGTCCCCACCCCCGCTCAGCTTCGCTGAGTCGCCCCTCCCCTGAAGGGGAGGGGGTTACGCGCTTTTGCGGCTTTGGCGTTTGCGTTCGTGGGGGTCGAGGTAGCGTTTCCTGAGGCGGATGCTTTTGGGCGTCACTTCGACCAGCTCGTCATCATCGATGTAGGAGATGGCCTGTTCCAGCGTCAGGCGCTTGGGCGGGGTGAGGCGCAGCGCGTCGTCCTTGCCGCTGGCGCGGAAGTTGGTGAGCGCCTTTGATTTCAGCGGGTTGACCTCCAGGTCGTCGTCCTTGGCATTCTCGCCGATGACCATGCCCTGATAGACGGCTTCGCCGGGCGAGACCATCAGCACGCCGCGCGGTTCCAGATAGCCGAGCGCATAGCCGACCGCTTCGCCGGTCTCCGTCGAGATCAGCACGCCGTTCTGGCGGCCGGCGATCGGGCCTTTCCAGGGGCCGTAATGGCTGAACAGGCGGTTCATGATGCCGGTGCCGCGCGTGTCCGACAGGAATTCGCCATGGTAGCCGATGAGGCCGCGCGAGGGGCCGGTGAAGGTGAGGCGCTGCTTGCCGCCGCCCGAGGGGCGCATGTCGGTGAGCTCGGCCTTGCGGATCGCCATCTTCTCGACGACGGTGCCGCTGTAATCCTCGTCCACGTCGATCACCACGGTCTCATAGGGTTCGGTGCGGTTGTGCGCCTCGTCCTCGCCGAAGATCACGCGGGGGCGGCTGATCGACAGTTCGAAGCCTTCGCGGCGCATGGTCTCGATCAGCACGCCCAGCTGAAGCTCGCCGCGGCCGGCGACCTCGAAACTGTCCTTGTCGCTGCTTTCGGTGACCTTGATGGCGACATTGCCCTCCGCTTCGCGGAACAGCCGGTCGCGGATCATGCGGCTGGTCACCTTGCTGCCTTCCTTGCCGGCGAACGGGCTGTCGTTGACGGCGAAGGACATGCTGAGCGTGGGCGGGTCGATGGGTTGCGCGGCCAGCGGCTCCGTGACGGCCGGGTCGGCGATGGTGTTGGCGACGGTCGCCACCGTCAGCCCGGCGAGGCAGATGATGTCGCCGGCCTGCGCTTCCTCGACGGTCACGCGCTCCAGCCCGCGGAAGGCCATGATGCGGGTGGCGCGGCCGTCCTCGACGGTGCTGCCGTCGGGCGCGAGGGCGCGGATCGGCATGTTCTGGCGGATGCGGCCGCTGCTGACCAGGCCGGTCAGGATGCGGCCGACGAAATTGTCGCGGTCGAGGAGCGTGACGAGCATCTTGAACGGGCCGTCGGGGTCGGCCTTCGGCGGCGGCACATGGCGGACGATGGTTTCGAAGAGCGGCGTCAGGTCGCCGTCGCGGACCTCCATCGTCTCCCCGGCATAGCCGTTGCGGCCGGAGGCGTAGAGGGTGGGGAAGTCGAGCTGCTCGTCGCTGGCGTCGAGGCTGACGAACAGGTCGAAGACTTCGTCGAGCACTTCCTGCGGGCGGCCGTCGGGGCGGTCGATCTTGTTGACGACGACGATCGGTTTCAGGCCGAGCGCCAGCGCCTTCGAGGTGACGAATTTGGTCTGCGGCATGGCGCCCTCGGCGCTGTCCACCAGCAGGATGACGCCATCGACCATGCTGAGGATGCGTTCCACCTCCCCGCCGAAATCGGCGTGGCCGGGGGTGTCGACGATGTTGATGTGGGTGGTTTCACCGGCCTTGTCCGTCCATTCGATGCTGGTGCATTTGGCCAGGATGGTGATGCCGCGCTCGCGTTCGAGGTCGTTCGAGTCCATCGCACGCTCGGCGACGCGCTGATTGTCGCGGAAAGTGCCCGACTGGCGGAACAACTGGTCGACGAGCGTCGTCTTGCCATGATCGACGTGGGCGATGATCGCCACATTGCGGAGCGCCATGAAACGGGGCCATTCTTTGCGAAAGGGGGAGGTCTTGGCGCGCGGCCATAGCCGAGATGCTGTATTGCAGCAAGGGCGGGCTGTGGCGTTGCCTTTGGCGCACGCGGGCGATAGGACGGTGGGGGGCGTGGCAAGGCTGTCTCCGCTGGGTCGCATCGGACGGAGAGACAGCCCGGGAGACGGGTGTTGGTGGACGCTGAACAAGAGGCAGTGACGATCGGCGCGGCGCTGCGCGGCGCACGCGAGGCCGCCGGGCTGAGTCTGGCGGACGTGGCCGACCGGACCAAGGTGCGGCCGGGGATCCTGAGCCTGATCGAGGCGGACGAGCATGACCGGCTGCCGGCGCTGACCTATAGCCTGGGGTTCGTGAAGGCCTTTGCCCGCACAGTGGGCATGGATGCCGATGCGGCGGCGGAACGTTACCGGCGGGAGAGCGACAAGACCGCGCCGGTGCCGCAGCTGAATGACCTGCAACCGCTGGACCAGCGCCGGCTGCCCACGGCGCGGGTGGTAGTGCCGGCGACGGTGCTGGTGGTGATCGTGGTGGGGCTGGCCTGGGCCTGGGGCATGGGCTGGTTCGACGCGGCGACGCCGCCGCCGCCGGTGGTGGAAGCGCCGGCCGCACCCTCGACACCCGCGGTTGCACCCGCCACGCCGGCGGGCGTGGTATCGGCGGCGGGGGCACCGGCGGCTGCGGGAGCGGTGCCGGCCGCGCCGCAGGGCGACACCGTGATCCTGACGGCAAACGAGGATGTGTGGATGCGGGTCTATGACCGGATGAGCGGGCGCTCGGTGTTCAACGGCACGCTGGGCAAGGGACAGAGTTTCACCGTGCCGCCGGCGGAGGCGGGATGGTTGCTGCGCGCGGGGCGCGCCGGGGAGTTGACCGTCACCGTGGGTGGCGTGGCGATCCCGCCGCTGGGCGGCCGGGCGCAGGCGGTGAAGCATGTGCCGCTGGACGCGGCGGCGCTGCGCGCGCGGGGCGGCGGGGTGGCGGCCGGCGCGCGGGCGGTGGCGCCGGCGGACGCCCAGGCCTCCAACATGCCGACGCCCGTTCAATGAGGGCGGCGTTTCTGGGGCTGATGCTGCTGGCGGCGCCGCTGCCGGCGCAGGAACCGCCGGCCTCGCAAAGGAGCGTGGCGGCAGTGGAGCGGCGGGTGGGCACGCTGGAAAGCCAGATGCGCGCGGTGCAGCGGCAAGTGTTTCCGGGCGGCGACAAGCGCTTTTTCGAGCCGGAGAATGCGCCGGTGTCGGCCGCGCCCGCGGCGCCGACGGTGGCGCCGGGAACGCCGGCGACCAGCCCGCTGGTGGACCTGACGGTGCGGGTGGACGCGCTGGAGCGGCAGCAGAAGGCGCTGACGGGTCAGGTGGAGCAGTTGCAGTTCCGCACCCGGCAGCTCGATGAGGCGCTGGCGAAGTTCCGGGCGGATGCCGAGTTCCGCATGACCACGCTGGAGGGCGGAACGCCACCGGGCGGGGCGACGGTGACCCCGCCGGGCGGGGCAGTGGCGCCGCCGCCGGGCGGCATGCCGGCCACCGTGCCCGGGGTGGTGCCGGGGGCAGTGCCGCCGGCAGGCGCGAAACCGGGCGTGAAACCGGGGGCGCCGGTGGCGAAGCCGGGCACGCCGCCCGCCACCGCGGCGGCGCCGGCGAAACCGGTGGCGGCGGGCACCCCGGCGGCGGAGGAAGCGGCCTATCGCGCGGCGCTCGCCAAATGGACGGCGAAGGATTATCCGGCGGCGGCGGTGGCGTTGCAGGATTTCGTGACCGCCAACCCGAAGGCGGCGCGTGCCGGCCACGCCCAGTTCTGGGCCGGGCGGGCGATGATGGAACAGGGCCAGCATGCGCAGGCGGCGAAGGCGTTCCTGAGCGGCTATCAGAATTATCCGCGCGGGGAGCGGGCGCCGAACAGCCTGTTGTGGCTGGGCAAGGCGCTGACCGCGATGAAACAGCCGAAGGCGGCCTGCCAGGCGCTGGACCAGCTGGCGAGCGCCTATCCCGACAAGCTGACGGGGCAGTTGAAGACCGACGCCGACGCGGCGCGGACGGAAGCGAAGTGCCGATAGGGAGACAGGCGGATGGCGACGTTCAATCCCGATGTGCCGGTGGTGCAGGCCGATCCGACGGTGGAGGTGACGGTCGGTGCCGCCAATCCGCTGCCCCTTGGCGCCAACCGCTTCCGGCTGGTGGCGGTGGATGATTCCGGCAATGAATCCGATCCCGCCTTTCTGGACGTGATCGTGCAGGATGTCGGCCGGCCGACGGCGGTGCTGGACATGGTGGACGGCAATGGCCGGCGCATCGATCCCCGGGTGGCGGCGGGCGCGAGTTTTCGCCTGTCCGGCGCGCGCTCGTCGGACGAGGCGCCGGGGCGGATCGTGGAATATCGCTTCACGCTGCTCAGCCGCGACTGATGCCGCCGGCGCTGCAGCCCGGCGACATCCGGCGGACCGCTTTGCCCGACATCCGGCTGCGGGCGCCTGACCGGCCCGGGCGGTACCGGGTGCAGCTGATCGTGGTGGACCACCTGGGCCGGGAAAGCGCGCCGGCGGTGCTGCGGCTGACGGTGGTGCCGGGGCCGGGATGGTGGCCGCGCTTTTGGGACCGGCTGGGGCGATGGAAGCGCTGACCGGCGCGCTGGCGGCCGGCGTGGGCGAGGCGGCGGCGCCGTTCGCGCTGGCGGTCTCCGGCGGCCCGGACAGCCTGGCGATGCTGGCGCTGGCGCGGGCGGCATGGGAGCCGGAGGCGCTGCTGGCGTTGACGGTGGATCATGCGCTGCGCGCGGAGGGGGCGGCGGAAGCGGCGGCGGTTGGCATGCTGTGCCGGCGGTTGGGCATCGGGCACCGGACGCTGCGCTGGGAGGGGCCGAAGCCCGCGGCGGGCGTGCAGGCGGCGGCGCGGGCGGCGCGCTATGCGCTGATGCGCGATGCGTGCGTGGCGGCGGGGGTGCGCTGGCTGCTGACGGCGCATACGGCGGATGATGCGGCGGAGACGCTGTTGATGCGGTTGAACCGGGGCGCGGGCGTGCGCGGGCTGGGGGGCATCCGGGCGCGGCGGGATTTGGGGGACGGCGTGACGCTGCTGCGGCCCCTGCTGGGGGTGCGTCGGGCGGACCTGCATGCGGCGCTGCCGCCGGACTGGCCGGTGGTGAGCGATCCGTCCAACGAGGATGCGCGCTTCACGCGGACGGCGGTGCGGCGGCTGCTGGCGGGGGCGGGGTGGCTGGACGCGGCGCGGCTGGCGGACAGCGCGGCGCACCTGCGGGCGGCGGAGGAGGCGCTGGGCTGGATG carries:
- a CDS encoding HepT-like ribonuclease domain-containing protein, producing the protein MTYQRALDLVDQMLEAARQAVRTMRNVLGHAYVRVDFDTIWQTV
- the truB gene encoding tRNA pseudouridine(55) synthase TruB, which encodes MPHGWLVIDKPLGLTSAQVVGRLKHAMRGSYGKVKIGHGGTLDPLATGVLPVALGEATKLAGHLLNGRKGYAFTVAFGVATATDDAKGAVTATSAVRPDEATLRAVLPQFTGPIRQRPPAYSALKVDGERAYARARAGEDVVLAERAVTIDALTLEAVTADSATFVVTCSKGTYVRSLARDIALAAGTVGHVSMLRRTEAGRFGLAQAIVLDRAVALCHGAALGQALLPLSAGLDDIPVLVLEPHEATLLKSGRRLPGPRAKPGTYLATLGSVPVALVAVSALDVRVERGFNLEGDPDVGHC
- the rpsO gene encoding 30S ribosomal protein S15 — encoded protein: MSVTAERKAAIIADNARAATDTGSPEVQVAILSERIANLTEHFKTHAKDNHSRRGLLMLVNKRRSLLDYLKSRDAARYQALIAKLGLRK
- the pnp gene encoding polyribonucleotide nucleotidyltransferase, with translation MFNMVKKSIEWGGRTLTLETGRVARQADGAVLATYGETVVLCAVTAAKSVKEGQDFFPLTVHYQEKFSAAGRIPGGFFKRERGATEHETLTSRLIDRPVRPLFPEGFYNEINVIAQVLSYDGENEADIVAMIAASAALTLSGVPFMGPIAAARVGFADGEYQLNPSKEALKEGRLDLVVAGTHDAVMMVESEAKELSEDEMLGAVMFAHRSIQPVVGLIIAVAEQAAKEPWELKGSDDAGAMLATIREAVGADITAAYKLTQKSERQAALAEAKAKMKPHFADADATTQQKASKLFKKLEGDIVRGAILKEGRRIDGRDTKTVRQIEAMVGFLPRTHGSALFTRGETQAIVTTTLGTADAEQMIDGLDGLKYERFMLHYNFPPYSVGEVGRFGAPSRRDIGHGKLAWRAIHPLLPGKEEFPYTIRVLSDITESNGSSSMATVCGGSLALMDAGVPLKRPVAGIAMGLILEGKDFAVLSDILGDEDHLGDMDFKVAGTSEGITSLQMDIKIAGITEEIMKVALAQAKDGRAHILGEMAKALDSVRTEMSAHAPRIETMQVPKDKIRDIIGTGGKVIREIVATTGAKVDIEDDGTVKIASADAEKIEAARAWIIGIIAEPEVGKIYTGKVVGMPEFGAFVNFLGAKDGLVHISEIMNERVNKVSDVLTEGQMVKVKVIGVDDRGKVKLSMRLVNQETGEELPDSRPPREPREGDDRPRGDRGPRRDGDRGDRGGDRGPRRDDRGGDRGPRGDRGGDRGPRRDGGGERRERRERDDAPRADDGGDVGLPAFLTEK
- a CDS encoding glutathione S-transferase N-terminal domain-containing protein; translation: MKLIIGNKAYSSWSLRGWLAAKQSGLPFEEEVVSMYDAAWATRRETADFAPSGGKVPILWDGDVAAWNALGIIHHLDAKTGGTRFWPVDAAARAFAASIAAEMQASFAALRTHCSMNVRRHYSGWALHADAVADVARVDALWREGLARFGGPWLAGADYGAADILFAPVASRFTTYDVRLSPAAEAYRARAMAHPWVAEWVAEAHKEAWVLDQYEY
- the msrB gene encoding peptide-methionine (R)-S-oxide reductase MsrB translates to MAEDFPVRFSDAEWRARLTPEQYAVMRGHGTERPGSCALLHEKRAGVFHCVGCERALFVNGEKFESGTGWPSFGAPLAGATATTVDRSYGMVRTEVHCASCGSHLGHVFPDGPPPTGLRYCINGVALRFEVG
- the typA gene encoding translational GTPase TypA; the protein is MALRNVAIIAHVDHGKTTLVDQLFRQSGTFRDNQRVAERAMDSNDLERERGITILAKCTSIEWTDKAGETTHINIVDTPGHADFGGEVERILSMVDGVILLVDSAEGAMPQTKFVTSKALALGLKPIVVVNKIDRPDGRPQEVLDEVFDLFVSLDASDEQLDFPTLYASGRNGYAGETMEVRDGDLTPLFETIVRHVPPPKADPDGPFKMLVTLLDRDNFVGRILTGLVSSGRIRQNMPIRALAPDGSTVEDGRATRIMAFRGLERVTVEEAQAGDIICLAGLTVATVANTIADPAVTEPLAAQPIDPPTLSMSFAVNDSPFAGKEGSKVTSRMIRDRLFREAEGNVAIKVTESSDKDSFEVAGRGELQLGVLIETMRREGFELSISRPRVIFGEDEAHNRTEPYETVVIDVDEDYSGTVVEKMAIRKAELTDMRPSGGGKQRLTFTGPSRGLIGYHGEFLSDTRGTGIMNRLFSHYGPWKGPIAGRQNGVLISTETGEAVGYALGYLEPRGVLMVSPGEAVYQGMVIGENAKDDDLEVNPLKSKALTNFRASGKDDALRLTPPKRLTLEQAISYIDDDELVEVTPKSIRLRKRYLDPHERKRQSRKSA
- a CDS encoding helix-turn-helix domain-containing protein, which encodes MDAEQEAVTIGAALRGAREAAGLSLADVADRTKVRPGILSLIEADEHDRLPALTYSLGFVKAFARTVGMDADAAAERYRRESDKTAPVPQLNDLQPLDQRRLPTARVVVPATVLVVIVVGLAWAWGMGWFDAATPPPPVVEAPAAPSTPAVAPATPAGVVSAAGAPAAAGAVPAAPQGDTVILTANEDVWMRVYDRMSGRSVFNGTLGKGQSFTVPPAEAGWLLRAGRAGELTVTVGGVAIPPLGGRAQAVKHVPLDAAALRARGGGVAAGARAVAPADAQASNMPTPVQ
- a CDS encoding tetratricopeptide repeat protein, which codes for MRAAFLGLMLLAAPLPAQEPPASQRSVAAVERRVGTLESQMRAVQRQVFPGGDKRFFEPENAPVSAAPAAPTVAPGTPATSPLVDLTVRVDALERQQKALTGQVEQLQFRTRQLDEALAKFRADAEFRMTTLEGGTPPGGATVTPPGGAVAPPPGGMPATVPGVVPGAVPPAGAKPGVKPGAPVAKPGTPPATAAAPAKPVAAGTPAAEEAAYRAALAKWTAKDYPAAAVALQDFVTANPKAARAGHAQFWAGRAMMEQGQHAQAAKAFLSGYQNYPRGERAPNSLLWLGKALTAMKQPKAACQALDQLASAYPDKLTGQLKTDADAARTEAKCR
- the tilS gene encoding tRNA lysidine(34) synthetase TilS, with translation MEALTGALAAGVGEAAAPFALAVSGGPDSLAMLALARAAWEPEALLALTVDHALRAEGAAEAAAVGMLCRRLGIGHRTLRWEGPKPAAGVQAAARAARYALMRDACVAAGVRWLLTAHTADDAAETLLMRLNRGAGVRGLGGIRARRDLGDGVTLLRPLLGVRRADLHAALPPDWPVVSDPSNEDARFTRTAVRRLLAGAGWLDAARLADSAAHLRAAEEALGWMAEQAWRGRVERREGTALLDVAGLPEELARRLLLRALGEPEPRGPDLARLMARLAAGGQGTLGARQVRVARDGRWRVRRVEMPSNG